A genomic window from Silene latifolia isolate original U9 population chromosome Y, ASM4854445v1, whole genome shotgun sequence includes:
- the LOC141628534 gene encoding uncharacterized protein LOC141628534, with protein sequence MIEQVQVIRQKMKSTQDRQKSYADLRRSEIEFNVGDKVLRKVSPMKRFMRFGKREKLSQKYVGPYEILDRVEKGAYRPALPPTLARVHNVFHVSQLRKYVSDPSHLLEIENIELDDQLTYEEVPKKILDAKVRKTRNGSKGLLFVATVAAVLGQL encoded by the exons ATGATTGAACAAGTTCAAGTAATCAGACAAAAGATGAAATCTACACAAGATCGTCAGAAAAGTTATGCAGACTTGAGGAGATCAGAGATTGAGTTCAATGTTGGTGATAAGGTGTTGCGTAAAGTGTCACCAATGAAGAGattcatgagatttgggaagcgtgaaaagttgagtcagaagtatGTGGGACCATATGAGATTCTGGATAGAGTTGAAAAGGGGGCATATCGTCCTGCACTACCCCCAACTTTAGCAAGAGTCCATAATGTATTTCATGTGTCGCAGCTGAGAAAGTATGTAAGTGACCCGTCACATTTGCTGGAGATTGAGAATATTGAGCTAGATGATCAGCTGACCTATGAAGAAGTCCCTAAGAAGATATTGGACGCTAAAGTTCGCAAGACTAGGAATG GTAGTAAGGGGCTGCTGTTTGTGGCTACTGTTGCTGCTGTTTTGGGACAGTTATGA